A single window of Halodesulfovibrio marinisediminis DSM 17456 DNA harbors:
- a CDS encoding diguanylate cyclase domain-containing protein, with amino-acid sequence MGKLSPSAFIGKSRPALFFIIATCFAIGYHFAVNQWFTESSVAHFFLPLIAGCIIFAFSHCLIYQKNKVEDIATTQAEQLTASQTEISQLRMRLVDVERNSLATQRELHQLRLERRQNHPEENSKFETTFHATPDPMLLADLESGLVTDVNESFLQLLDFAWQDVYNNAVSAIFTWANSDDAKRFANALITGKTENNLQAVSEQKSGGIFFALVSMRTVSISGKRTIIIAVRDYSDLHAAQHEIRLFSKALEQSPAGTAILSINGCVEYVNTRFTQITGYTANELHRNKVPFLENLPENTNFSWSMLATTPEWRDDIFTIRKDNTKCWLSLSISPVVEHDELSRYVLILEDITDKKEQERRIQHMAMHDGLTGVANRRQFKMQLARSIELQHRSQVPFSLAFIDLNNFKEINDSRGHDFGDEVLKRVAKRLKNILREVDLIARPGGDEFLLLLSGIQKLEDLEATLLRITYHIARQMEFHDATTIMNAAIGVAMCPEHGTNADELLSKADHAMYACKRTPNTPFIIWNPTIDMENKQAS; translated from the coding sequence ATGGGCAAGCTCTCGCCGTCTGCTTTTATAGGGAAAAGTAGACCGGCTCTCTTTTTCATTATCGCAACCTGTTTTGCGATTGGGTATCATTTTGCCGTTAACCAGTGGTTTACGGAAAGTTCTGTTGCGCATTTTTTCCTACCATTAATTGCTGGATGCATTATTTTCGCATTCAGCCACTGCCTTATTTATCAAAAAAATAAAGTTGAAGATATTGCCACAACTCAGGCTGAACAACTTACTGCTTCACAGACTGAAATCTCGCAACTTCGTATGCGCCTGGTAGATGTAGAACGCAACTCATTAGCTACACAACGAGAACTGCATCAACTGCGGCTGGAGCGTCGGCAAAACCATCCCGAAGAAAATAGTAAATTCGAAACAACATTTCATGCCACACCTGACCCTATGCTTCTGGCTGATCTGGAATCGGGACTTGTCACAGACGTTAATGAGAGTTTTCTCCAGCTCTTAGATTTTGCATGGCAGGATGTTTACAACAATGCGGTCAGTGCCATTTTTACATGGGCAAATTCAGACGACGCAAAACGGTTCGCCAATGCCCTTATTACAGGAAAAACAGAAAACAACCTGCAAGCTGTTTCTGAACAAAAAAGCGGGGGAATATTCTTCGCACTTGTTTCGATGCGCACAGTTTCCATTTCAGGAAAACGTACAATCATCATAGCAGTACGCGACTATTCCGACCTGCATGCTGCCCAGCATGAAATTCGCCTGTTTTCCAAAGCGCTTGAACAAAGCCCAGCCGGTACAGCTATCCTTTCCATTAACGGATGCGTTGAATATGTAAACACACGATTCACACAGATCACCGGCTACACAGCAAACGAACTACACAGAAATAAGGTTCCGTTTCTAGAAAATCTTCCCGAAAATACAAATTTCTCATGGTCAATGCTTGCAACCACTCCGGAATGGCGTGATGACATTTTCACCATTCGCAAGGACAATACAAAGTGCTGGCTCTCACTTTCCATATCTCCTGTTGTAGAACACGATGAGCTTTCCCGTTACGTCCTTATCTTAGAGGACATCACAGATAAAAAAGAACAAGAGCGCCGCATTCAGCATATGGCGATGCATGACGGACTTACAGGAGTAGCGAACCGCCGCCAGTTTAAAATGCAACTTGCACGTTCCATTGAATTACAACACCGCAGTCAGGTACCGTTCTCTCTGGCCTTCATTGACCTGAATAATTTCAAAGAAATCAATGACTCACGCGGGCATGATTTTGGTGATGAAGTCCTAAAAAGAGTCGCCAAGCGGCTAAAGAACATTTTACGGGAGGTGGACCTTATTGCACGTCCGGGGGGAGATGAGTTTTTACTTCTACTCAGCGGAATTCAAAAATTAGAAGACTTGGAAGCTACGTTACTTCGCATTACGTATCATATTGCCCGACAAATGGAGTTCCACGACGCAACAACAATCATGAATGCAGCAATCGGGGTAGCTATGTGTCCGGAGCATGGCACCAACGCAGACGAACTTCTTTCAAAAGCAGACCATGCTATGTATGCATGCAAGCGCACTCCTAACACTCCATTTATTATATGGAATCCGACTATCGACATGGAAAATAAACAGGCTTCATAG
- a CDS encoding tetratricopeptide repeat protein: protein MTKRFFLLLLTAAFFLSGCSGTVVKPKVSSNPTGVSGKLNPEAELAFAKAHVLWRNGVCENPAKAAGLLREALRLEPEYGEAWLRRGRLLIQFAEYEAAVQDLDKAVRYYPKSISYAYRGYAEFGLGNYLGAKKNYDTALEMDSANGTAWNFLGELLIAQLKVDEGCEALAEGADLGFSAPYDDALSSGVCIN, encoded by the coding sequence ATGACGAAGCGATTTTTCTTATTGTTACTGACAGCAGCATTTTTCCTTTCTGGATGTTCCGGAACGGTTGTTAAGCCTAAAGTATCATCCAACCCAACGGGGGTTTCTGGAAAATTAAATCCGGAAGCAGAGCTCGCGTTCGCGAAGGCACATGTGCTGTGGCGCAATGGTGTTTGTGAGAATCCAGCCAAGGCTGCAGGATTATTACGTGAAGCTCTACGGCTTGAACCTGAGTACGGTGAGGCATGGTTACGCCGCGGACGTTTGCTAATTCAATTTGCTGAATATGAGGCAGCTGTGCAGGATCTTGATAAGGCAGTTCGGTATTATCCGAAAAGTATTTCATACGCTTATAGAGGATATGCTGAGTTTGGACTTGGCAACTATCTGGGCGCTAAAAAGAACTATGATACTGCACTGGAGATGGATTCAGCCAACGGAACTGCCTGGAACTTCTTAGGTGAGCTTCTTATTGCGCAGCTTAAAGTTGATGAAGGTTGTGAGGCTTTGGCTGAAGGTGCAGATCTCGGGTTCAGTGCACCTTATGATGATGCCTTATCAAGTGGTGTGTGCATTAATTAA
- a CDS encoding terminase small subunit, with amino-acid sequence MTTEKLSEMSNDEPFDEKKEVVPKEEIEPQKGRKLSARQQQFVNEYLIDSNGRLAACRAGYAKRSASATAARLLATPEIIEGIQARKHERAEHRQVTQEAVVRELAAVGFANLTDVCTWDDGRMTLINSSGLTHEQAASIAEITETVTSRGGTVRVKQHSKLKALEMLAKHVGLYDSPEPDQAEKSLEELSPVLKKRLETIYGIITDDRKNQSSVDGASKL; translated from the coding sequence GTGACGACAGAAAAACTGAGTGAGATGAGCAATGATGAACCTTTTGATGAAAAGAAAGAAGTTGTTCCGAAAGAAGAAATAGAGCCTCAAAAGGGGCGAAAGCTTTCGGCTCGACAGCAGCAGTTTGTTAATGAGTATTTGATCGACTCAAATGGGCGTCTTGCTGCGTGCAGGGCTGGGTATGCAAAACGATCAGCCTCAGCAACAGCTGCGCGTCTTCTTGCCACTCCAGAGATTATTGAAGGTATTCAAGCGCGTAAACACGAAAGGGCAGAGCATAGGCAAGTTACGCAGGAGGCGGTTGTTCGTGAATTAGCTGCCGTTGGTTTTGCTAACTTAACAGATGTGTGTACATGGGATGATGGACGCATGACATTGATAAATTCCAGTGGGTTAACTCATGAGCAGGCGGCTTCTATTGCAGAGATTACAGAGACTGTAACCTCACGGGGTGGTACGGTACGTGTGAAGCAGCATTCAAAATTAAAGGCGTTGGAAATGCTTGCAAAACATGTGGGACTATACGATTCGCCCGAACCTGATCAAGCTGAAAAGAGTTTGGAAGAGCTGTCACCAGTTTTAAAAAAACGTTTAGAAACTATTTATGGAATAATTACCGATGACAGAAAAAATCAGAGTTCTGTGGATGGTGCTAGTAAGTTGTAG
- a CDS encoding branched-chain amino acid ABC transporter substrate-binding protein, producing the protein MKKFMRVLAFGLVASMLMSSAAFADTIKIGLQAPLTGKYASEGLDMKNLVEILAAKVNADGGVNGKQIEIIAEDDAFDPKTAALAAQRLVTSGVVAVVGTYGSSITEAAQDIYDEEDVIQIATGSTMVRLTEKGLANFFRTCPRDDSQGAAAAQVLKDRGFKRIAILHDNSSYAKGLADETRKLLDAKNVVFFDALNPGEQDYNTILTKIKGFNPDVIFFTGYFNEAGLLLRQKKEMKWDVPMMGGDATNNLDLVKIAGNDAAKGFFFVSPPGVNDLTSPFAKEVLDKYKAEYSALPASIWSVFAGDAFLAIVEAIRQTDSTDPEVLSDFLRNKMEEYPGLTGTIAFDEKGDRAGKFYRVSEVNANGEFVMLP; encoded by the coding sequence ATGAAAAAATTTATGCGCGTTTTGGCCTTCGGGTTGGTTGCCTCAATGTTAATGTCATCTGCTGCATTTGCAGATACCATTAAAATCGGATTGCAGGCACCGCTTACAGGCAAATATGCATCTGAAGGCCTAGATATGAAGAATCTTGTTGAGATTCTTGCTGCTAAAGTGAATGCCGATGGTGGTGTGAACGGTAAGCAGATTGAAATTATCGCTGAAGACGATGCATTTGATCCTAAGACAGCAGCTCTTGCCGCACAGCGTCTTGTTACTTCCGGCGTAGTAGCAGTTGTTGGTACCTATGGCTCTTCTATTACTGAAGCAGCACAGGACATTTACGATGAAGAAGATGTTATTCAGATCGCAACTGGTTCAACCATGGTGCGTTTGACTGAAAAAGGTCTTGCAAACTTCTTCCGTACCTGTCCTCGTGACGATTCTCAGGGCGCAGCCGCTGCACAGGTTTTGAAAGATCGCGGATTCAAGCGTATTGCTATTCTGCATGATAACTCTTCCTATGCAAAAGGTCTGGCTGATGAAACTCGTAAGCTGCTCGACGCAAAAAATGTTGTGTTCTTTGATGCACTCAATCCGGGTGAACAGGACTACAATACTATCCTTACCAAAATTAAGGGTTTCAATCCTGACGTAATTTTCTTCACTGGTTACTTTAACGAAGCAGGCTTACTGCTCCGCCAGAAAAAAGAAATGAAGTGGGATGTTCCAATGATGGGTGGCGATGCTACCAACAACCTTGACCTAGTTAAGATTGCAGGTAACGACGCTGCTAAAGGTTTCTTTTTCGTGAGCCCTCCGGGCGTTAACGATCTTACTTCTCCGTTTGCAAAAGAAGTTCTGGATAAATACAAAGCTGAGTACTCCGCACTGCCAGCTTCTATTTGGTCTGTGTTTGCGGGTGATGCTTTCCTCGCAATCGTGGAAGCTATCCGTCAGACAGACTCTACTGATCCTGAAGTTCTTTCCGATTTCTTACGTAACAAAATGGAAGAGTACCCAGGCCTTACCGGTACAATCGCTTTTGATGAAAAAGGTGACCGTGCTGGCAAGTTCTACCGCGTTAGCGAAGTTAATGCTAACGGCGAATTCGTAATGTTACCGTAA
- a CDS encoding branched-chain amino acid ABC transporter permease, which yields MEEFFQQLTNGLAVGGIYALIALGYTMVYGVLKLINFAHGDLFTIGAFLGLTLLTSLGLTDSIGPVAGLLVLAVMVVILVGVVGVLLERIAYRPLRTSPRLSAVVSALGASIFFQNAVMLIWGARPLVFPHGLLPSMTVNVLGVELPLIRIIMFAISVLLMCGLYYLTHKTRIGTAIRAAAIDQGAAKLMGIDVNRVISLVFMIGPALGGAAGVMVGLYYGQINFTMGWLYGLKAFTAAILGGIGNIPGAMLGGLLLGVVESLGAAYISIAWKDAISFLVLILILIVRPTGLLGERVADKV from the coding sequence ATGGAAGAATTTTTTCAGCAGCTAACAAATGGTTTGGCGGTCGGTGGCATTTATGCCCTCATCGCGCTTGGTTACACCATGGTTTATGGTGTGTTAAAATTGATTAACTTTGCACACGGTGACCTCTTCACCATTGGTGCCTTTTTAGGACTTACGCTGCTCACTTCATTAGGTCTTACAGATTCTATCGGGCCTGTTGCAGGGTTGCTAGTTCTGGCAGTGATGGTTGTTATTCTTGTTGGCGTAGTAGGGGTCCTGCTCGAACGAATCGCCTACCGTCCGCTTAGAACATCACCGCGTCTTTCTGCAGTGGTTAGCGCACTTGGTGCATCCATCTTTTTCCAGAACGCTGTTATGCTGATCTGGGGTGCTCGTCCGCTCGTATTCCCACACGGATTATTGCCAAGCATGACCGTGAATGTTTTGGGCGTTGAGCTTCCGCTTATCCGCATCATCATGTTTGCTATTTCTGTCTTGCTCATGTGTGGTCTGTACTACCTGACACATAAAACACGCATTGGTACTGCTATCCGCGCAGCTGCAATCGATCAGGGTGCAGCAAAGCTTATGGGTATTGATGTTAACCGTGTTATCAGCCTCGTGTTTATGATAGGTCCTGCACTTGGCGGTGCAGCCGGTGTTATGGTTGGTCTCTACTATGGTCAGATCAACTTCACCATGGGCTGGCTCTACGGTCTTAAAGCATTTACTGCTGCGATTCTTGGCGGCATCGGTAACATTCCGGGTGCTATGCTCGGCGGTTTGCTGCTTGGTGTTGTAGAATCTCTTGGAGCTGCATATATTTCCATCGCATGGAAAGATGCAATCTCCTTCCTTGTTCTCATTCTCATTTTGATCGTCCGTCCTACCGGATTATTGGGCGAAAGGGTGGCTGACAAGGTATGA